One segment of Calypte anna isolate BGI_N300 chromosome 4A, bCalAnn1_v1.p, whole genome shotgun sequence DNA contains the following:
- the FAM114A1 gene encoding protein NOXP20 isoform X2: MSEDVSDGIPSEEKPEVMEMPSSEILPPKSVPHLVETEVLHESPHDEHGQAAQSISNGQEGDIFINKDPLTEKIIESLPSNGEGPEEMPTECNETVSLDAEPESEEKLHEQNSQDTESSSKASRWGSWGTWGKSLLSSASATVGHGITAVKEKAGTTLRIHNPSSASSETAEPPAAETPVIQAEDSLNQSSSETIPSSPSSGSRGMLSAITNAVQNTGKSVLSGGLDALEFIGKKTMNVLAESDPGFKRTKTLMARTVSLSQLLREAKEKEKQRRAQQVTVERTAHYGLLFDEFQGLSHLEALEILSNESEAQIQSYLATLDGEQLETVKNDLIAIKHIFVPKELDEEVVQAQTDMGEEFVSMLTELLFELHVAATPDKLNKARKKAHEWLEEATLSTPVDIEEKLEEKPGEPDEEKIKKEEKIKKEEIDSDKTEVDENKTVEKIYMLSIESLAEITARCIEQLHKVAELILHGQEVEKTAQDQAKVLTNLTSAMCNEVSTLTKKFSDSLTAAGSSLKAEVLNPIIDSVQLEGCNSTTYIQDAFQLLLPVLQISHIQTSCLKAPE; encoded by the exons ATGTCTGAAGACGTAAGTGATGGCATCCCATCTGAAGAAAAGCCTGAAGTAATGGAAATGCCCAGCAGTGAGATACTGCCTCCCAAGTCTGTACCACACCTTGTGGAAACTGAGGTTTTGCATGAGTCACCACATGATGAACATGGACAGGCCGCTCAGAGTATCAGTAATGGTCAGGAAGGAGACATATTTATTAACAAAGACCctttgactgaaaaaataattgaaagtCTGCCTTCCAATGGAGAGGGACCTGAAGAGATGCCCACTGAGTGCAATGAGACTGTAAGCCTTGATGCAGAACCTGAATCTGAAGAAAAACTGCATGAACAGAACAGTCAG GATACAGAATCCTCATCTAAAGCAAGTAGATGGGGATCTTGGGGTACCTGGGGGAAGTCTCTCCTGTCATCAGCTTCTGCCACAGTGG GTCATGGGATAACAGCAgtaaaggaaaaagcaggaacTACTCTGAGAATTCATAACCCAAGTTCAGCAtcttcagaaacagcagagcCTCCTGCAGCTGAAACACCAGTGATAC aaGCAGAAGATTCTCTGAATCAAAGCTCTTCTGAGACtattccttcttccccttcatcTGGATCTCGTGGAATGTTGTCAGCTATCACGAATGCTGTGCAGAACACT ggGAAGAGTGTATTATCTGGAGGTTTAGATGCTCTGGAATTTATTGGGAAGAAAACCATGAATGTACTTGCAGAAAGTGATCCTGGATTTAAGAGAACCAAAACATTGATGGCAAGGACAGTTTCTCTCTCTCAG CTGCTGCGAGAAgctaaagaaaaagagaaacagaggcGGGCCCAGCAAGTTACAGTGGAAAGAACAGCACATTATGGACTACTCTTTGATGAGTTCCAGGGTCTGTCTCATCTGGAAGCTCTGGAAATCCTGTCAAATGAAAGTGAAGCCCAG ATTCAGTCATATTTAGCAACACTtgatggagagcagctggagactgTGAAAAATGATTTAATTgctataaaacatatttttgttcCAAAGGAGTTAGATGAAGAAGTGGTGCAGGCACAGACAG atATGGGAGAAGAGTTTGTCAGCATGCTGACCGAACTGCTGTTTGAATTGCACGTTGCTGCTACACCTGACAAACTTAATAAG gctAGGAAGAAAGCTCATGAATGGCTGGAAGAAGCCACTCTTTCCACCCCAGTAGACATAGAAGAAAAACTAGAAGAAAAACCTGGAGAACCTGATGAAGAAAAGattaagaaagaagaaaagattaagaaagaagaaatagacAGTGATAAAACAGAAgtagatgaaaacaaaactgtggaG aaaatctACATGCTATCCATTGAAAGTCTGGCTGAGATAACTGCTCGCTGTATTGAACAGCTTCATAAAGTAGCAGAACTGattctgcatgggcaggaagTGGAAAAAACAGCTCAAGATCAAGCAAAAGTACTGACTAA cttAACAAGTGCCATGTGCAATGAAGTTTCAACTTTGACAAAGAAGTTTTCTGATTCTCTAACAGCAGCTGGG AGCAGTTTGAAGGCAGAGGTTCTTAACCCCATAATTGACAGTGTGCAATTAGAG GGTTGCAACAGTACTACATATATTCAGGATGCTTTCCAGCTATTGCTTCCAGTTCTGCAGATTTCACATATCCAGACCAGTTGTTTGAAAGCACCAGAGTGA
- the FAM114A1 gene encoding protein NOXP20 isoform X1, which yields MSEDVSDGIPSEEKPEVMEMPSSEILPPKSVPHLVETEVLHESPHDEHGQAAQSISNGQEGDIFINKDPLTEKIIESLPSNGEGPEEMPTECNETVSLDAEPESEEKLHEQNSQDTESSSKASRWGSWGTWGKSLLSSASATVGHGITAVKEKAGTTLRIHNPSSASSETAEPPAAETPVIQAEDSLNQSSSETIPSSPSSGSRGMLSAITNAVQNTGKSVLSGGLDALEFIGKKTMNVLAESDPGFKRTKTLMARTVSLSQLLREAKEKEKQRRAQQVTVERTAHYGLLFDEFQGLSHLEALEILSNESEAQIQSYLATLDGEQLETVKNDLIAIKHIFVPKELDEEVVQAQTADMGEEFVSMLTELLFELHVAATPDKLNKARKKAHEWLEEATLSTPVDIEEKLEEKPGEPDEEKIKKEEKIKKEEIDSDKTEVDENKTVEKIYMLSIESLAEITARCIEQLHKVAELILHGQEVEKTAQDQAKVLTNLTSAMCNEVSTLTKKFSDSLTAAGSSLKAEVLNPIIDSVQLEGCNSTTYIQDAFQLLLPVLQISHIQTSCLKAPE from the exons ATGTCTGAAGACGTAAGTGATGGCATCCCATCTGAAGAAAAGCCTGAAGTAATGGAAATGCCCAGCAGTGAGATACTGCCTCCCAAGTCTGTACCACACCTTGTGGAAACTGAGGTTTTGCATGAGTCACCACATGATGAACATGGACAGGCCGCTCAGAGTATCAGTAATGGTCAGGAAGGAGACATATTTATTAACAAAGACCctttgactgaaaaaataattgaaagtCTGCCTTCCAATGGAGAGGGACCTGAAGAGATGCCCACTGAGTGCAATGAGACTGTAAGCCTTGATGCAGAACCTGAATCTGAAGAAAAACTGCATGAACAGAACAGTCAG GATACAGAATCCTCATCTAAAGCAAGTAGATGGGGATCTTGGGGTACCTGGGGGAAGTCTCTCCTGTCATCAGCTTCTGCCACAGTGG GTCATGGGATAACAGCAgtaaaggaaaaagcaggaacTACTCTGAGAATTCATAACCCAAGTTCAGCAtcttcagaaacagcagagcCTCCTGCAGCTGAAACACCAGTGATAC aaGCAGAAGATTCTCTGAATCAAAGCTCTTCTGAGACtattccttcttccccttcatcTGGATCTCGTGGAATGTTGTCAGCTATCACGAATGCTGTGCAGAACACT ggGAAGAGTGTATTATCTGGAGGTTTAGATGCTCTGGAATTTATTGGGAAGAAAACCATGAATGTACTTGCAGAAAGTGATCCTGGATTTAAGAGAACCAAAACATTGATGGCAAGGACAGTTTCTCTCTCTCAG CTGCTGCGAGAAgctaaagaaaaagagaaacagaggcGGGCCCAGCAAGTTACAGTGGAAAGAACAGCACATTATGGACTACTCTTTGATGAGTTCCAGGGTCTGTCTCATCTGGAAGCTCTGGAAATCCTGTCAAATGAAAGTGAAGCCCAG ATTCAGTCATATTTAGCAACACTtgatggagagcagctggagactgTGAAAAATGATTTAATTgctataaaacatatttttgttcCAAAGGAGTTAGATGAAGAAGTGGTGCAGGCACAGACAG cagatATGGGAGAAGAGTTTGTCAGCATGCTGACCGAACTGCTGTTTGAATTGCACGTTGCTGCTACACCTGACAAACTTAATAAG gctAGGAAGAAAGCTCATGAATGGCTGGAAGAAGCCACTCTTTCCACCCCAGTAGACATAGAAGAAAAACTAGAAGAAAAACCTGGAGAACCTGATGAAGAAAAGattaagaaagaagaaaagattaagaaagaagaaatagacAGTGATAAAACAGAAgtagatgaaaacaaaactgtggaG aaaatctACATGCTATCCATTGAAAGTCTGGCTGAGATAACTGCTCGCTGTATTGAACAGCTTCATAAAGTAGCAGAACTGattctgcatgggcaggaagTGGAAAAAACAGCTCAAGATCAAGCAAAAGTACTGACTAA cttAACAAGTGCCATGTGCAATGAAGTTTCAACTTTGACAAAGAAGTTTTCTGATTCTCTAACAGCAGCTGGG AGCAGTTTGAAGGCAGAGGTTCTTAACCCCATAATTGACAGTGTGCAATTAGAG GGTTGCAACAGTACTACATATATTCAGGATGCTTTCCAGCTATTGCTTCCAGTTCTGCAGATTTCACATATCCAGACCAGTTGTTTGAAAGCACCAGAGTGA